One Streptomyces sp. CG4 genomic window, CGCACCGAGGGCCAGGAGAGCCAGGAGTACGACCGGCATCTGCGCGCCTGCCCGCCGGGCACCCTCGCGGTCCGGCTCGGTGCGCTCTCCCGCGTCCAGGTCGCCCAGTTGCTCGACCACCGCGGCCATGGCTCGCTGCCCCGCTCCACCGTCCGCGAGATCCACCGCACCAGCGGCGGCAATCCGCTGTTCGCCCTGGAGCTGGGCCGCGCCCTCGCCGAGCGTCCCGCCCCGCCCCGGCCGGGCGAGCCGCTGCCGGTGCCGACCTCGCTGCGCGCCCTGGTGCTGAGCCGCCTGGACATGCTCTCCGTCGAGGCCCGCCGCACCCTGCTCGTGGCCAGTGCCGGTGCCCGGCCCACCCCGGCGCTGCTGCACGCCGCCGGCCGGGAGAACGCCGAGGCCGAGTGCGCCCAGGCCGCCGAACTCGGGCTGCTGGCCACCGAGCCGGACGCCCCGGCCGTACGGTTCGCGCACCCGCTGATATCGGCCGCGCTGTACGCGGAGGCACCCGCGCACGAGCGGCGCGCCGCGCACGCGGCCCTCTCCACGGCCGCCTCCGACCCGATCGAACGAGCCCGGCATCTGGCCCTGGCCAGCAGCGGCACCGATCCGGAGGTCGCCGCCCGGCTCGCCGAGGCGGCCGCCCTCGCCCGGGACCGCGGTGCCCCCTCGGTCGCCGCCCACCTGGGGCTGCTGGCCGCCCGGCACACCCCCGCCGAGGGCACACCGAGCCCGGAGGAACGCCGGCTGCAGGCCGCCGAGGACGCGATCACCGCGGGCGAGCTCGACCTGGCCCGGGACATCGCCCGCGAGGTGCTGTCCCGGGCGAGCGTGCCCGCCGACCGGGTGCGCGCCTGGATCATCGTCATCGACAGCGCCGGCCACACCATGGCCGAGGTCGACGCGATCTTCCCGCAGGCCCTCGCCGACGCCGGCGACGACCCCCGGCTGCTGGGCCTGATCCACTACCAGCTGGCCTGGCGGGCGCTGATAGTGGAGGGCGATTTCACCGAGGCCCGCGAGGCCGCCGCGCACGCCGCCGAGCTGGCCGCGCTCGGCCAGGACCGGCGCACCGAACTGCTCTCCCTCGCCTTCCAGGCGCAGACCGAGACCCTGATGGGCCATCCGGAGGCGCCCCGCACCATCAAACGCGCCCTGAAGGAGCCTCAGGACCCCCGGGTGGCCTGGCACCACAACGGGGCGGGCAGCGCCCGGTTCCGCTGGCTGGTCATGGGCGACCAGCTGACCGAGGCCCGGGCGACGGTCACCGCGCTGCTGCGCGAGGTGCGCCGGCGCGGCTCGGTGGAGAGCGAGGTGCACTTCCTGCGCGGCCTCGCCGAGACCGAGCTGCGCGCCGGGCACTGCGGGCGCGCCCTGGAGCTGGCCCGCGACAGCCTGCGGCTGGCCCGGGACTCCGGGATCGGCGAGACCGCCTCGGCGATGCTCACCTCGCTCGCGGAGGCCTCCGGCGGCGATGTGGACCGGGCCCTCGCCCTGGCCCGGGAGGCCGTGGAGCACGCCGAGGAGGACGGCGACCAGATGTACCTCTCCCGGGCCCTGGGCGCGCTCGGGTACGCCCAGTTGGTGGCCGGGGACCCGGCGGGCACGGTCCGCTCGCTGCGCCGGGTGCGCCGGCTGGAGCTGGGGCTCGGCATCACCGACCCGGCGCGCGGCCGCTGGCAGGGCGACCTCGCCGAGGCCCTGGTCCGCATCGGTGAACCGGCCGAGGCGCAGGATGTCATCGACACGAGCCGCGAGCACGCGCTGCGGCTCGGCCGGGAGAGCGTCCTCGCCGTCCTGGACCGCGCCGAGGCCCTGGTACGGGCCGCGCAGGGCGACCGGGAAGCCGCCTTGGCCCAGCTGACGTCCGCTCAGCACCGGCTCGGCAAGCTCGGCTACGGGCTTGAGGAGGCGCGGGCCGCGTTCGCGCTGGCCCGGCTGCGCGGCGGCCACCCCGGCTCGTCGGCCTACGACGAGGCGACCCGGATGTTCCGCCGCTGCCGGGCGTTGCCCTGGCTCCGCCAAGTGGACGAATCCCTCGCCGCCCCCGCGCCGGCACCGGCGCCGGCCGTGCCGGACGCCCTGGCGGGGCTGGCCGGGCTGGAGATGCTGGCCTCGATGGAGCGTCAGGTCGCCGCGCTGGTCATGGAGGGCGCCACCAACCGGGAGATCGCCGCGCGCCTGTTCATCAGCGTGAAGACGGTGGAGGCGACACTGACCCGGGTCTACCGCAAGCTGGGGATCCGGTCCCGCGTGGATATCGTCCGATTGGCGGCAGCTCGCCGCGC contains:
- a CDS encoding LuxR family transcriptional regulator; the protein is MTVRRDFQEPARCRPDLVIGREELFTGARDQLASGGSVLLHGPAGIGKSAVLRALAEEYGPTARTVLRCSATESESHLPFLALADLLGLVLDEVSPRLPAAQRTALESALTGRGESSLQRDGLALRLAVLSALRALAAEGGVLVVADDLQWLDPASAELLGFAARRLEGTPVQLLCAVRTEGQESQEYDRHLRACPPGTLAVRLGALSRVQVAQLLDHRGHGSLPRSTVREIHRTSGGNPLFALELGRALAERPAPPRPGEPLPVPTSLRALVLSRLDMLSVEARRTLLVASAGARPTPALLHAAGRENAEAECAQAAELGLLATEPDAPAVRFAHPLISAALYAEAPAHERRAAHAALSTAASDPIERARHLALASSGTDPEVAARLAEAAALARDRGAPSVAAHLGLLAARHTPAEGTPSPEERRLQAAEDAITAGELDLARDIAREVLSRASVPADRVRAWIIVIDSAGHTMAEVDAIFPQALADAGDDPRLLGLIHYQLAWRALIVEGDFTEAREAAAHAAELAALGQDRRTELLSLAFQAQTETLMGHPEAPRTIKRALKEPQDPRVAWHHNGAGSARFRWLVMGDQLTEARATVTALLREVRRRGSVESEVHFLRGLAETELRAGHCGRALELARDSLRLARDSGIGETASAMLTSLAEASGGDVDRALALAREAVEHAEEDGDQMYLSRALGALGYAQLVAGDPAGTVRSLRRVRRLELGLGITDPARGRWQGDLAEALVRIGEPAEAQDVIDTSREHALRLGRESVLAVLDRAEALVRAAQGDREAALAQLTSAQHRLGKLGYGLEEARAAFALARLRGGHPGSSAYDEATRMFRRCRALPWLRQVDESLAAPAPAPAPAVPDALAGLAGLEMLASMERQVAALVMEGATNREIAARLFISVKTVEATLTRVYRKLGIRSRVDIVRLAAARRAK